A DNA window from Candidatus Saccharimonadales bacterium contains the following coding sequences:
- a CDS encoding glycine--tRNA ligase yields MASQKNEKMEAIVSLTKRRGFIYQGSEIYGGLSGTWDYGPLGIQLKRNIVNNWWKFFVEDREDVYGIDAAILMNQNVWKASGHVGGFNDPLVEDLKTKKRYRADTLLEDNNVEGVTSMTFGQMDQTIKDQGIKSPDGNELSEVRQFNMMLKTHVGAVEDDTSVSYLRPETAQGMFVNFKNIIDSFSPNIPFATAQVGKAFRNEISPRDFIFRVREFEQMEIEVFAHPDNWREVYDEWLALQMNFFVNLGLPEDKIHHIEVPAEDRAHYSKHSIDTEFDFAIGQKELGGCAYRGDHDLSAHMRASGKNLEYRPKDGSTAYIPHVIEPTIGLDRTFLAVIDSSYREDEQNGEKRIYLALPEHLAPVKYCVSPLLKNKPDLVAKAREVYVALKKKHGAVMWDDNGNIGKRYRRQDEIGTPYCVVIDFDSLENDTVTIRNRDTTEQTRISIQDLTNR; encoded by the coding sequence ATGGCATCACAAAAAAACGAAAAGATGGAAGCAATTGTTAGTTTAACGAAACGCAGAGGCTTTATTTACCAAGGTTCCGAAATCTACGGAGGATTATCGGGAACATGGGATTACGGTCCACTAGGTATCCAGTTAAAACGAAACATAGTAAATAATTGGTGGAAATTTTTTGTTGAAGATCGTGAAGATGTATATGGCATTGATGCTGCGATTCTTATGAATCAAAATGTCTGGAAAGCAAGTGGTCATGTTGGTGGATTTAATGATCCACTTGTAGAAGATTTAAAGACAAAAAAGCGCTACAGAGCTGATACGCTCCTAGAAGACAACAATGTTGAAGGCGTTACTTCAATGACATTTGGTCAAATGGATCAAACGATCAAAGATCAAGGTATTAAAAGTCCAGATGGTAATGAGCTTAGCGAAGTCCGTCAATTTAATATGATGCTTAAAACTCATGTTGGTGCGGTCGAAGACGACACCAGCGTAAGCTATCTCCGTCCAGAAACTGCCCAAGGAATGTTTGTGAACTTCAAGAATATCATTGATAGCTTTAGTCCAAATATTCCATTTGCGACAGCACAGGTTGGTAAGGCATTTCGTAATGAAATCAGCCCACGAGATTTTATTTTTCGTGTTCGTGAATTTGAACAGATGGAGATTGAAGTTTTTGCGCACCCCGATAACTGGCGGGAAGTCTATGATGAATGGTTGGCTTTGCAAATGAATTTTTTTGTTAACCTTGGATTACCAGAGGATAAGATTCACCACATTGAGGTGCCTGCTGAAGACCGAGCGCACTATAGCAAACATTCAATTGATACAGAATTTGATTTTGCAATTGGCCAAAAAGAACTTGGTGGTTGTGCATATCGAGGTGATCACGATCTTTCGGCACACATGCGTGCGTCCGGTAAGAATCTTGAATATCGCCCAAAAGATGGAAGCACTGCATATATTCCACATGTGATTGAACCTACTATTGGTCTAGACCGAACATTTCTCGCTGTCATTGATTCAAGCTATCGTGAAGACGAACAGAATGGTGAAAAACGCATATATTTAGCGCTACCAGAGCATCTTGCGCCAGTTAAATATTGCGTTTCGCCGCTTTTGAAAAATAAACCAGATTTAGTTGCCAAAGCTCGTGAAGTATATGTTGCATTAAAGAAAAAACATGGAGCAGTTATGTGGGATGACAATGGAAACATTGGTAAGAGGTACCGTCGTCAAGATGAGATAGGCACACCTTACTGTGTCGTTATAGATTTCGACTCACTCGAAAACGACACCGT
- a CDS encoding response regulator — protein sequence MDEKKKILLVEDDVALAAVYKSRLELEGFIIQEVNNGEEALSAAVSFRPDLILLDAMMPKISGFDVLDILRNTPETTNIRVIMLTALSQTKDKERAESLGVDDYLVKSQVVIGDVVARVKFHLGITV from the coding sequence ATGGACGAAAAGAAAAAGATTTTACTCGTAGAAGATGACGTGGCATTGGCTGCGGTATATAAGTCCCGACTAGAGTTGGAAGGATTTATCATTCAAGAAGTCAATAACGGCGAGGAAGCGTTATCTGCAGCGGTATCATTCAGGCCTGACTTGATTTTACTCGATGCAATGATGCCGAAAATTAGTGGTTTCGATGTACTAGATATTCTACGTAATACACCAGAAACAACTAATATCCGCGTCATCATGCTTACCGCTCTTAGTCAGACGAAGGACAAAGAGCGTGCTGAGTCGCTTGGGGTTGACGATTATCTTGTTAAGTCACAGGTTGTTATCGGTGATGTAGTTGCTCGAGTGAAATTTCATCTTGGCATAACAGTTTAA
- a CDS encoding 50S ribosomal protein L27 yields MSHVKAGGSAKNIHNNAGQRLGVKRFGGQTVRTGEVLVRQTGSTKVAGPGTFISRNFTIHAAIDGIIEFSKVKKGHFTGKSVSRTQVSVK; encoded by the coding sequence ATGTCACATGTGAAAGCTGGCGGTTCCGCTAAAAATATCCACAACAACGCCGGTCAACGACTAGGTGTCAAACGTTTTGGTGGTCAAACGGTTCGTACGGGCGAAGTACTCGTACGCCAAACTGGTAGTACAAAAGTTGCTGGTCCTGGTACGTTCATCAGCCGTAATTTTACTATTCATGCTGCTATCGATGGCATCATTGAATTTAGTAAAGTTAAAAAAGGCCATTTTACTGGCAAGAGTGTTTCTCGTACGCAAGTTTCTGTTAAGTAG
- a CDS encoding HAMP domain-containing sensor histidine kinase: MNGDVSAKKYVSMGLSLYDLPSLVTAAHELKAPLALIRQLALELEAGELSRADQNRLFQQMTLTSERALRLTTDLTKAQRLQDSLFEVEPLNPQQLCEEVAHELAPLYEAMGRSIYVVPRVKPLLVVANRELLRRIMLNFGDNALHYAVSDVPTELRAVSYNMGQKVRIGVRDFGPALAQNTWNLVRDELGVAAKSIHARPASSGLGLYIAAQFAEAMHGSIGATRHRDGATFFVTIDASTQLSLL; this comes from the coding sequence ATGAATGGGGATGTCAGTGCAAAGAAATACGTGTCAATGGGGTTATCTTTGTATGATCTTCCATCGCTCGTAACTGCTGCCCATGAGCTAAAAGCGCCTCTTGCATTAATTCGTCAACTGGCACTTGAATTAGAAGCAGGTGAGCTGTCACGTGCTGATCAGAACCGGCTTTTCCAGCAAATGACATTGACGAGTGAACGAGCGCTACGTCTAACGACTGACTTAACAAAAGCACAGCGATTGCAGGACAGTTTATTTGAGGTCGAACCACTTAACCCACAACAATTATGTGAGGAAGTTGCACACGAACTAGCACCACTTTATGAAGCGATGGGTCGCTCGATATATGTTGTACCAAGAGTAAAGCCTCTTTTAGTCGTTGCCAATAGGGAATTACTGCGGAGAATTATGCTAAATTTTGGCGATAATGCGCTTCACTATGCGGTATCAGATGTACCAACTGAATTACGTGCTGTATCTTATAATATGGGTCAAAAGGTAAGAATTGGTGTTCGAGATTTTGGACCAGCACTTGCCCAGAACACTTGGAATCTAGTTCGGGATGAACTGGGCGTAGCAGCAAAAAGCATTCATGCGCGCCCCGCAAGTAGCGGGCTTGGACTATATATTGCAGCGCAGTTTGCAGAAGCAATGCATGGGTCGATTGGTGCGACAAGACATCGTGATGGTGCGACATTTTTTGTAACCATAGATGCTTCGACGCAGTTATCGTTATTATGA
- the xseA gene encoding exodeoxyribonuclease VII large subunit gives MEKATNPTFSVSDFIALTNQTLEYSYPTVEVEGEVSSFKINQGKYVFFDIKDAGASVGCFMTVWQLRVPIEDGMKVVVTATPKLTQWGKFSLTVRMVRPSGEGGLKKSFEILKEKLDKEGLFAEDRKRSLPTIPTHVAVISSIQAAGYADFMKIIDDRWGGIVIDVAHVQVQGTSAPDQIIKALAYINAQETPPEVIVIIRGGGSADDLSAFNDELLVRAVAASRVPTLVGVGHEIDTSLVDMVADVRAATPSNAAQLLAPDRHEYIRHVQRRVVGLLPRVEQSILGQQDAVRKVIGSTIDKIDLRISDRLTLIAGVRRVLDELDPNRVLTRGYALIRGTIKIGSIIEIEKTDAIIKAEVKHVDTK, from the coding sequence ATGGAAAAGGCAACAAACCCAACCTTCAGCGTTAGCGATTTCATTGCGCTAACTAATCAAACTCTCGAGTATTCGTACCCGACTGTTGAAGTCGAGGGTGAGGTGAGTAGCTTCAAAATTAATCAAGGTAAGTACGTTTTCTTCGACATTAAGGATGCTGGAGCAAGTGTTGGCTGTTTTATGACTGTATGGCAGTTACGTGTTCCGATCGAAGATGGTATGAAGGTAGTTGTCACTGCAACACCTAAATTAACGCAGTGGGGCAAGTTCAGTCTTACCGTTCGCATGGTTCGACCTAGTGGTGAAGGGGGTCTGAAAAAAAGTTTTGAAATCCTAAAAGAAAAACTTGACAAAGAAGGACTGTTTGCGGAAGATCGTAAACGTTCTTTACCGACAATTCCGACTCACGTTGCGGTAATTAGCTCAATTCAAGCAGCAGGATATGCAGATTTTATGAAAATTATCGATGATCGCTGGGGAGGTATTGTTATAGATGTTGCGCATGTACAGGTTCAAGGTACGAGCGCACCGGATCAAATTATCAAGGCACTTGCATACATAAATGCACAGGAAACTCCTCCTGAGGTCATTGTCATTATTCGAGGGGGAGGAAGTGCTGATGATCTCAGTGCATTTAATGACGAGCTCCTCGTGCGTGCAGTAGCCGCAAGTCGCGTCCCAACGTTAGTCGGCGTTGGTCATGAGATTGACACAAGCTTAGTAGATATGGTGGCTGACGTACGTGCGGCGACTCCGAGCAATGCGGCTCAGCTATTAGCTCCGGATCGCCATGAATATATCCGTCATGTTCAGCGGCGAGTGGTTGGGCTCCTTCCTCGTGTTGAACAGAGTATTCTAGGCCAACAAGATGCAGTACGGAAAGTAATAGGTTCGACTATTGATAAAATTGATTTGCGTATTAGTGATAGACTCACGCTTATAGCCGGTGTTCGCCGAGTTCTAGATGAACTTGATCCAAATCGCGTTCTTACTCGAGGCTACGCACTTATACGCGGTACCATAAAGATCGGCTCAATTATAGAAATTGAAAAGACAGATGCTATTATAAAAGCAGAGGTAAAACATGTCGACACGAAGTAA
- a CDS encoding methyltransferase domain-containing protein — protein MYIAILGRQPVIGVAELERYFESDNVRWFSDTSATILSDDFDITKLGGTLKAGKVIAELPTGDWHKTSTKIVQEYLRIWAQFEGKITLGISTYGFDTSPYDIQKTGIILKQKLKKSGVSLRLIPNNDLALNSATSHHNKLGLSNNKVELLVVRSRGGRIIIAESTGAQNITAYTRRDQMRPKRDAFVGMLPPKLAQIMINLAKIHITDTTKRPRILDPFCGTGVVLQEAALIGYDTYGTDISEKMIQYSEVNLDWLKETHQVNPTITLKIDDAMTATWNSPIDAVICEGYLGQPFSAPPSPVKLDQVRKNCQHIMSTFLANISTQLQAGTPLCIAIPAWRDESGRFTHLQLTQAVEKYGFEHVKFAGLERSDLLYYRDDQIVARELLVLTKI, from the coding sequence ATGTATATTGCGATCCTTGGCAGACAGCCCGTTATAGGTGTCGCCGAATTAGAACGTTACTTCGAAAGTGACAATGTTCGTTGGTTTTCTGACACATCAGCAACCATCTTGAGTGATGATTTTGATATCACTAAACTTGGTGGCACCCTTAAAGCAGGAAAAGTGATTGCCGAACTCCCTACTGGTGACTGGCATAAAACAAGCACAAAAATTGTACAAGAGTATCTACGAATCTGGGCACAGTTTGAAGGTAAAATCACGCTCGGTATTAGTACCTACGGATTTGATACTTCGCCATATGATATCCAAAAAACAGGAATTATTCTTAAACAAAAGCTAAAAAAATCAGGTGTTAGCCTTAGATTAATACCTAACAATGACCTCGCATTAAATTCTGCAACTTCACACCATAATAAACTTGGGCTATCTAATAATAAAGTCGAACTGCTCGTAGTTCGTTCGCGAGGTGGTCGTATTATTATTGCCGAAAGTACTGGCGCGCAAAATATCACAGCATACACTCGTCGTGATCAAATGCGACCTAAGCGTGACGCCTTTGTTGGTATGTTGCCGCCAAAACTAGCTCAAATCATGATTAATCTCGCCAAAATTCATATAACGGATACTACAAAACGTCCACGAATCCTCGATCCTTTTTGTGGAACAGGTGTTGTCTTACAAGAAGCAGCCCTGATAGGCTACGATACCTACGGTACTGATATATCAGAAAAAATGATTCAATATTCAGAAGTTAACCTTGATTGGCTGAAAGAAACACATCAAGTGAATCCTACTATTACCTTAAAAATTGATGATGCGATGACAGCTACCTGGAATAGCCCTATAGATGCTGTTATTTGTGAAGGTTATTTAGGGCAGCCATTTAGCGCACCGCCCTCTCCGGTAAAGCTCGATCAAGTACGTAAGAATTGCCAGCATATCATGAGTACTTTTCTCGCTAATATTTCCACTCAATTACAGGCTGGTACTCCACTCTGCATAGCTATCCCCGCATGGCGTGATGAATCTGGACGATTCACTCATCTCCAGTTAACTCAGGCCGTTGAAAAATATGGATTTGAACATGTTAAGTTTGCTGGCTTAGAGCGATCTGACCTCTTGTACTACCGTGATGATCAAATCGTAGCACGTGAGCTGCTAGTTTTAACAAAGATCTAG
- the recO gene encoding DNA repair protein RecO — protein sequence MSTQRTSAIVLRRTNYGEADRILQLLTPLGKFSVIAKGVRREKSRLAGGIELFAISDIVITSGKGDLGILTSARLDDFYHHILEDYDRMQFAYEVLKQVNRASEMVNEPEWFDVLLEVLAGLDAITLDLRIVQTWFYLRYAALLGHELSVWRDVSGDELLANETYRYDEGEKGFLQSKNGDITEGHIKYLRLVSQKPLKIIAQIGGVELILPSCLAITRQHAAIY from the coding sequence ATGAGCACACAACGAACATCTGCTATAGTACTCCGACGAACAAACTATGGAGAGGCTGATAGAATTCTGCAATTATTAACTCCACTCGGTAAATTTAGTGTTATAGCTAAAGGCGTTCGTCGTGAGAAGTCACGGCTTGCTGGTGGCATCGAGCTATTTGCGATTAGCGATATCGTCATAACAAGTGGGAAGGGTGATCTTGGTATTCTTACGTCTGCCCGGCTAGATGATTTCTATCATCATATTTTAGAGGATTATGATCGTATGCAATTTGCATACGAGGTATTAAAGCAAGTAAACCGTGCAAGTGAAATGGTAAATGAACCAGAATGGTTTGATGTTCTTCTAGAGGTTCTTGCTGGACTTGATGCGATTACACTTGATCTGAGAATTGTACAGACATGGTTTTATCTTCGATACGCTGCATTACTCGGCCATGAGTTGAGTGTGTGGCGTGATGTTTCCGGAGATGAGCTACTTGCGAATGAAACATATCGATACGATGAAGGTGAGAAAGGATTTTTACAGTCGAAAAACGGTGATATTACCGAGGGTCATATTAAATATCTCCGACTTGTGAGCCAGAAACCACTCAAGATTATTGCACAGATTGGTGGGGTAGAACTAATCCTTCCGAGTTGTCTAGCTATTACTCGCCAGCACGCTGCTATCTACTAG
- a CDS encoding lysylphosphatidylglycerol synthase transmembrane domain-containing protein, translating to MSFRAWMSIFTFLLIAVIVFFSRHELYRAWELLGQVNIWLLLLLIPLQILSYYAVGEMVFSYLRSKKSIDHIPPLTLARLSLEMNFVNHILPSGGVSGVSYMSWRLGGYGVSAGRATMAQGVRFTMGFAAYITLLLLALLAVTIDGNINRWIILVSGALITFLVGTMVGGVFLISSSARITKFGQWLTRSINTLVRRVSFGRVKKLLKDDKVHNFLHDIHTDFVELRREKRILLKPFLWGILMNITEVGLFMVTFWALGESVNPAPIMIAFGVATFAGVFVVTPGGAGAYEAIMVGFVTLAGVSGSVAIAGIVLTRVILLFGTIVLGYVFYQLALLKYGKGNKPNLQR from the coding sequence ATGTCTTTTCGAGCATGGATGAGTATTTTTACCTTTTTATTGATTGCAGTAATTGTATTTTTTTCAAGGCACGAACTTTACAGAGCCTGGGAGCTACTAGGTCAAGTTAATATCTGGCTTCTTTTATTGCTTATACCTTTGCAAATCCTTTCATACTACGCAGTAGGTGAGATGGTGTTCTCGTATCTTCGTTCAAAAAAATCCATTGATCATATACCACCACTAACACTTGCTAGATTGTCTCTTGAAATGAATTTTGTAAATCATATTCTGCCAAGCGGTGGCGTTAGCGGCGTCTCATACATGAGCTGGCGCCTTGGAGGTTATGGTGTATCGGCTGGACGAGCCACGATGGCGCAGGGTGTTCGCTTTACTATGGGATTTGCTGCATATATTACGCTTCTTCTTTTGGCACTTCTAGCAGTAACTATCGACGGTAATATTAATCGATGGATTATTTTAGTGAGTGGTGCGCTAATCACATTTCTTGTTGGTACGATGGTCGGAGGAGTATTTCTTATTAGTAGTTCTGCGAGAATTACAAAGTTCGGCCAATGGCTAACGCGATCCATCAACACACTTGTTCGGAGGGTGAGTTTCGGTCGTGTTAAGAAACTATTAAAGGATGACAAAGTTCATAATTTTCTTCATGATATACATACCGATTTTGTTGAACTACGCCGTGAAAAAAGAATCTTACTGAAGCCCTTCTTGTGGGGTATTCTTATGAATATTACAGAAGTTGGGTTATTCATGGTGACGTTCTGGGCACTGGGTGAGAGTGTTAATCCAGCGCCAATTATGATTGCCTTCGGAGTGGCTACTTTTGCGGGTGTGTTCGTCGTAACCCCTGGTGGAGCAGGTGCATATGAGGCAATTATGGTGGGCTTTGTGACACTTGCTGGGGTGTCGGGTAGTGTTGCGATCGCTGGAATTGTTCTTACTCGTGTTATTTTGCTCTTTGGCACCATCGTTCTAGGATATGTGTTTTATCAACTTGCACTTTTAAAATATGGAAAAGGCAACAAACCCAACCTTCAGCGTTAG
- a CDS encoding class I SAM-dependent methyltransferase, translating to MIWIFWVIAIPVLLFGFVVFRGAPYVPSKKRDVILAFTQLYPLSKKDLVVDIGSGDGIVLRAAAMLGARAVGYELNPLLVMIARFLSRNQPDVQTILADFWRIKLPRETTVIYTFGESRDIKKMAAKIQNEATRLQKTLAFISYGFEVPGLTLSNKTNAHFLYHITPLQRHEP from the coding sequence GTGATTTGGATATTTTGGGTAATTGCAATTCCAGTCCTACTATTTGGTTTCGTAGTTTTTCGAGGCGCACCGTACGTTCCAAGTAAGAAACGCGATGTTATATTAGCATTTACGCAACTATATCCACTTTCAAAAAAGGATCTAGTTGTTGATATTGGATCTGGCGATGGTATCGTACTGCGTGCTGCTGCAATGCTCGGTGCTCGTGCAGTCGGATATGAACTCAACCCTTTATTAGTGATGATTGCACGATTTCTGTCTCGTAATCAACCAGACGTACAGACAATACTAGCTGATTTTTGGCGAATCAAGTTACCACGCGAAACAACAGTTATCTATACATTTGGTGAATCGAGAGATATTAAAAAAATGGCTGCAAAAATTCAGAATGAGGCTACCAGGCTTCAGAAAACACTAGCATTTATTAGCTATGGTTTTGAAGTCCCCGGTCTCACTCTTAGCAATAAAACAAATGCTCATTTTTTATATCACATTACGCCTTTACAGCGACATGAACCATAA
- a CDS encoding response regulator, with protein sequence MITQKKVLVVEDDAWLGDHHVRMLESAGYKAWTVPHALAAIDDIDTYRPDILVLDMLLVGSTAFALLHEVRSHVDIGNTPVILCTNAAGELAGEDMTAYGIKAVLDKTTMQPIDLIHAVDKVLL encoded by the coding sequence ATGATTACTCAAAAAAAAGTTCTAGTTGTCGAAGATGATGCTTGGCTTGGTGATCATCATGTTCGTATGCTTGAAAGTGCAGGGTATAAAGCCTGGACAGTACCGCACGCGCTAGCAGCAATTGATGATATAGATACCTACAGACCAGATATTCTTGTACTTGATATGCTATTAGTTGGTTCAACTGCCTTTGCATTACTGCACGAGGTGCGTTCGCACGTTGATATTGGAAATACCCCCGTTATTTTATGTACAAACGCTGCTGGAGAACTTGCAGGCGAAGATATGACTGCATATGGTATTAAAGCAGTTCTCGATAAGACGACTATGCAGCCGATCGATCTCATTCATGCTGTCGACAAGGTTCTGCTATGA